Proteins from a single region of Fibrobacter sp. UWB5:
- the pilM gene encoding pilus assembly protein PilM, with product MALGLISKIRGMRETVGIDVGHYSIKYVKVLHGASGNKIVLDADLERVPDGCIVNGEIQVREGDAPTDQDGKREKDGAELLAEAMAKLLIRHPIDDSCEIVASVNCGAGAGGVLVDRVSVKVPKNGNEAAIILQTAQSRPPFDDQDNVIDYEIYSREGDDVKVNVVAAKSALLDSWAQFFNRRGLKLSALDVDIFGLLNAYVATVEDSEKDKTVAIFNIGEKKMSVAFVQDGQFHSMRAMAGGSLDMVISKTCMNLGIDSEKCHEILSKGDLSVVDGFSEAEVEAALRLAYEDLMAQIDIGIRYFSSSEDSKPLDKILLGGGGAAAPGLREFVAEHASIETDTVNPFRLVPCDSKVFGEGGLSIALSNIYAPALGLAMRKF from the coding sequence TTGGCTTTAGGATTGATTTCTAAAATCCGTGGCATGCGCGAGACCGTCGGTATTGATGTTGGCCATTACAGCATCAAGTACGTAAAGGTCTTGCATGGCGCGAGCGGAAACAAGATTGTTTTGGATGCCGACCTGGAACGCGTGCCGGATGGATGCATCGTAAACGGTGAAATCCAGGTGCGCGAAGGGGATGCCCCGACCGATCAGGACGGTAAACGCGAAAAGGATGGTGCAGAACTGCTTGCCGAAGCAATGGCAAAGCTCTTGATCCGCCATCCGATTGACGATTCCTGCGAAATTGTCGCTTCGGTGAACTGTGGAGCCGGCGCCGGTGGTGTGCTGGTGGATCGCGTGTCGGTCAAGGTCCCGAAAAACGGAAACGAAGCCGCTATTATTCTTCAGACCGCCCAGTCCCGTCCTCCCTTCGATGACCAGGACAACGTGATCGACTACGAAATCTATTCTCGCGAAGGCGATGACGTCAAGGTGAACGTGGTGGCTGCAAAGAGTGCTCTTTTGGACTCCTGGGCGCAGTTCTTTAATCGCCGCGGGCTCAAACTGTCAGCGCTGGATGTCGATATTTTTGGCTTGCTAAATGCTTACGTTGCAACGGTAGAAGACTCCGAAAAAGACAAGACCGTCGCAATCTTCAATATCGGCGAAAAGAAGATGAGTGTTGCCTTTGTTCAGGATGGCCAGTTCCATTCGATGCGTGCCATGGCCGGTGGTTCGTTGGATATGGTCATCAGCAAGACCTGCATGAACTTGGGCATTGATTCTGAAAAATGTCATGAAATTTTAAGCAAGGGTGACCTGTCCGTGGTGGACGGTTTCTCTGAAGCAGAAGTCGAAGCAGCGCTCCGACTGGCATACGAGGACCTGATGGCGCAGATCGATATCGGTATCCGCTACTTCTCGTCTTCGGAAGATTCTAAACCGCTCGACAAAATCTTGTTGGGCGGAGGCGGAGCCGCCGCCCCTGGTCTAAGGGAATTTGTCGCGGAACACGCAAGCATTGAAACCGACACGGTGAACCCGTTCAGGCTCGTGCCTTGTGATTCCAAGGTTTTCGGCGAAGGCGGACTTTCTATTGCCTTGTCTAATATTTATGCCCCTGCGTTGGGCTTGGCGATGAGGAAATTCTAA
- a CDS encoding PilZ domain-containing protein, which translates to MQGIIQWLSAWLPEWPPKLPPDPRYLVWVAIIVFLFFALFALWEIHCINRRREHEEMFGTQTFDAQVSERGFSDKEIRTLDKIIRTSSFENKDAILNSSGLFEQAVSTFYDVRNVFSVRDETVEAVERLRNKMNFTASNPLSEIYSTRQFNVGDRIDIIPENGTLIKRSEIIWRTEKEWAISYDGSDGPASSMVGRNIRIRWTRPDDAIYSTMVPIRRLDDSANFVLPHSASLDKRQLRRWVREQVAFPVTAVFENGETLYGTLLDLSAGGIMIGLPKECYPGQHMRIQFELPSFGDEDVEIEILRNLGQRNQDFPNYYCLTASFRGKFGWTQERVLQYLFELSKSKKETKKWVKEV; encoded by the coding sequence ATGCAAGGAATAATACAATGGTTATCTGCTTGGCTGCCTGAATGGCCGCCCAAGTTACCGCCCGACCCGCGTTATCTGGTGTGGGTGGCGATAATCGTTTTTTTGTTCTTTGCGTTGTTTGCCCTGTGGGAAATCCATTGCATTAACCGTCGTCGTGAACACGAAGAAATGTTTGGAACCCAGACGTTTGATGCTCAGGTATCGGAACGCGGTTTTTCTGACAAAGAGATCAGGACTTTGGACAAAATAATCAGAACGTCGTCCTTTGAAAATAAGGATGCCATTCTGAATTCGTCAGGTCTTTTTGAACAGGCTGTTTCTACGTTCTACGATGTTCGCAACGTCTTCAGTGTCCGTGACGAAACCGTGGAAGCCGTAGAGCGCTTGCGCAACAAGATGAACTTCACGGCATCTAATCCTTTGTCTGAAATCTATTCGACAAGACAGTTTAATGTGGGCGACCGAATTGACATAATCCCTGAAAACGGGACCTTGATCAAGAGGTCCGAAATTATCTGGCGAACCGAAAAGGAATGGGCAATCTCTTACGACGGTAGCGATGGTCCTGCAAGTTCAATGGTTGGCCGAAATATCCGCATTCGCTGGACTCGTCCGGACGATGCCATTTATTCGACCATGGTTCCAATACGCCGTCTCGACGACTCTGCAAATTTTGTTTTACCTCATTCTGCATCCCTGGATAAGCGTCAGCTGCGTCGATGGGTTCGTGAACAGGTCGCGTTCCCTGTAACGGCCGTGTTCGAAAACGGTGAAACCCTGTACGGGACTTTGCTCGACCTTTCCGCTGGCGGTATCATGATTGGACTGCCCAAAGAATGCTATCCGGGCCAGCACATGCGCATCCAGTTTGAGCTCCCGAGCTTCGGCGACGAAGACGTGGAAATTGAGATTTTGCGCAATTTAGGCCAAAGAAACCAAGATTTTCCCAATTACTATTGCCTTACAGCCTCTTTCCGTGGTAAGTTCGGTTGGACCCAGGAAAGGGTGCTTCAGTATCTGTTTGAGCTAAGCAAGTCCAAAAAAGAGACGAAAAAGTGGGTAAAAGAGGTCTAA
- a CDS encoding dihydroorotase, with protein MKMHKELNIKNLVLKNAKVWNGKSFEDRNEVAFEQGKGLATEEFDCNGALVMPALFGLGVDFMEPLRDDVYTFADGLDALHRGGFCGALYESAANPIDDADKLSAMKFRVNSPDLEYNFANRFDIKFLGAYSKGFGSDSLAEMMELAEDDSVAGFGDGGEAIPSTRFIRLAMEYGKMTGKRFFFQPMDKSLRKHGCVHEGAYSDMLGMKGIPRIAETIAAHTVLEMARFLQVPVHFKQVTCGETLDLVREARKKGIDVTCDVGLYHLLLDDSCLETLDSAYHILPPIRSAADREALWKGIEDGTVNAISMNHTPVLGQDTEVNFEDSVPGALSLEIALPAIWKELSARVGEARAIELLSLAPAKLVGAKPAFDGNQKMSNIVILDPNKPHEVSKKDFAGHVSNSPLLGKILPSSILATFVSGVWTKL; from the coding sequence ATGAAAATGCATAAGGAATTGAATATCAAGAATCTCGTCCTCAAGAATGCTAAAGTTTGGAACGGCAAGTCTTTTGAAGATCGTAACGAAGTCGCTTTTGAACAGGGAAAGGGCTTAGCGACAGAGGAATTTGATTGCAACGGCGCCTTGGTAATGCCGGCCTTGTTTGGCTTGGGCGTTGACTTTATGGAACCGCTCCGCGACGACGTCTATACGTTTGCAGACGGCCTCGATGCCTTGCACCGTGGCGGTTTTTGCGGCGCCTTGTACGAAAGTGCCGCCAATCCGATTGACGATGCGGACAAGCTTTCGGCAATGAAGTTCCGCGTGAACTCTCCCGATTTGGAATACAACTTTGCCAACCGTTTCGACATCAAGTTCCTGGGCGCCTACAGCAAGGGCTTCGGTTCCGATAGCCTCGCCGAAATGATGGAACTTGCCGAAGACGATTCCGTCGCCGGCTTTGGCGATGGCGGTGAAGCGATTCCTTCGACACGTTTTATCCGTCTTGCCATGGAATACGGCAAGATGACGGGCAAACGTTTCTTCTTCCAGCCCATGGACAAGTCGCTGCGCAAGCATGGCTGCGTTCATGAAGGCGCCTACTCCGACATGCTCGGCATGAAGGGCATTCCGCGTATTGCAGAAACCATTGCTGCCCATACGGTGCTTGAAATGGCCCGCTTCTTGCAGGTGCCGGTGCACTTTAAGCAGGTGACTTGCGGCGAAACGCTCGACTTGGTTCGCGAAGCCCGCAAGAAGGGTATCGATGTCACGTGCGATGTTGGTCTGTACCACTTGCTTCTGGATGATTCTTGCTTGGAAACTCTGGATTCCGCATACCACATTCTGCCTCCGATTCGTTCTGCTGCTGACCGCGAGGCTTTGTGGAAAGGCATCGAAGACGGTACGGTGAATGCCATCAGCATGAACCATACGCCGGTGCTTGGACAAGATACCGAAGTGAACTTTGAAGATTCCGTGCCGGGTGCACTCTCTCTCGAAATCGCTCTCCCTGCCATTTGGAAGGAACTGAGCGCTCGAGTGGGCGAGGCTCGCGCGATTGAACTTCTGTCGCTTGCTCCTGCAAAGTTGGTCGGAGCGAAGCCCGCTTTTGATGGCAATCAGAAGATGTCGAATATCGTGATTCTCGATCCGAACAAACCGCACGAAGTTTCCAAGAAGGATTTTGCTGGCCACGTGAGCAACTCTCCGTTGCTGGGCAAGATTCTTCCGTCCTCGATTCTGGCGACCTTCGTCAGCGGTGTGTGGACCAAACTCTAA
- a CDS encoding aspartate carbamoyltransferase catalytic subunit — MSALQIKHLFGLQGVSKSDIRTILDNAKQFREILERPVKKVPSLRGMTVVNLFFENSTRTRTSFELAEKRLSADTVNFASSNSSVKKGETLVDTLRNIESMKIDIVVVRHKGTGVPKFLAEHSNAIIVNAGDGAHEHPTQSLLDMLTVEEKLGTLEGKKVAIVGDIRHSRVARSNIWGMTTMGAHVTLCGPSTLVPRNTELLQYKELAGSVSWETDVYKAVEDADAVIALRLQKERMDDALLPSMREYRNFFGITEKVLSEAKDKVILMHPGPINRGVELDSDIADGEHSVILDQVTNGVAVRMAVLYLLAGGRANENA; from the coding sequence GTGAGCGCACTTCAGATCAAGCATTTGTTCGGACTTCAGGGAGTATCCAAGTCCGATATTCGTACTATCTTGGATAACGCCAAGCAGTTCCGTGAAATTTTGGAACGCCCGGTCAAGAAGGTCCCGAGCCTTCGCGGCATGACGGTGGTGAACCTGTTCTTCGAGAACAGTACCCGCACCCGCACGAGTTTTGAACTGGCCGAAAAGCGCCTCTCTGCCGACACGGTGAATTTTGCGAGCTCGAACTCCAGTGTGAAGAAGGGCGAAACGCTGGTCGATACGCTCCGCAATATCGAATCGATGAAAATCGATATCGTGGTGGTCCGCCACAAGGGGACTGGGGTGCCCAAGTTCCTCGCCGAACACAGCAACGCCATTATCGTGAATGCCGGTGATGGTGCCCACGAACATCCGACGCAGTCCCTCTTGGACATGCTCACGGTCGAAGAAAAGCTGGGAACGCTTGAAGGCAAGAAGGTGGCAATCGTTGGTGATATCCGCCACAGCCGCGTGGCCCGCAGCAACATCTGGGGCATGACCACCATGGGTGCTCACGTGACGCTTTGTGGTCCGAGCACGCTGGTGCCGCGCAATACCGAACTTCTGCAGTACAAGGAACTCGCCGGTAGCGTCTCTTGGGAAACCGATGTCTACAAGGCTGTCGAAGACGCCGATGCCGTGATTGCGCTCCGCTTGCAAAAGGAACGCATGGATGACGCCCTCCTCCCGAGCATGCGCGAATATCGCAACTTCTTCGGCATTACCGAGAAGGTTCTTTCTGAAGCCAAGGACAAGGTCATCTTGATGCACCCGGGTCCGATCAACCGAGGCGTTGAACTGGATAGCGATATCGCTGACGGTGAACATTCCGTGATTTTGGATCAGGTGACAAATGGCGTTGCCGTGCGTATGGCGGTGCTTTACCTTTTGGCTGGAGGTCGTGCAAATGAAAATGCATAA
- the pyrR gene encoding bifunctional pyr operon transcriptional regulator/uracil phosphoribosyltransferase PyrR: MKDNCKKIRELLSAQAMEFALDEMAAKLAKMHPTADDMVVLGMASRGIPLAKKICERLSQKFNKTVPMGSLDATFYRDDFHYRTHMGSSEMRITEMPATVEGKTVILVDDVLYTGRSVRAAMQAILDLGRPAAIRLCVLVDRGHRELPIAPDCVGLTVETAQDQEVRVQIEPIDKENSVYLVAVEG, encoded by the coding sequence ATGAAAGACAACTGCAAAAAGATCAGAGAATTGCTGTCTGCGCAGGCGATGGAATTCGCCCTCGACGAAATGGCGGCAAAGCTTGCCAAGATGCATCCGACTGCCGATGACATGGTGGTGCTCGGCATGGCAAGCCGCGGAATCCCTCTCGCTAAAAAGATTTGCGAGCGCTTAAGTCAAAAGTTTAACAAGACTGTCCCGATGGGAAGCCTCGACGCGACCTTCTACCGCGACGATTTCCATTACCGCACCCACATGGGTTCTAGCGAAATGCGCATTACCGAAATGCCTGCCACAGTCGAAGGCAAGACGGTAATCCTCGTGGATGACGTACTCTACACGGGTCGCTCGGTGCGTGCAGCCATGCAGGCAATCCTCGACCTCGGACGTCCGGCGGCTATCCGCCTTTGCGTGCTCGTGGACCGCGGCCATCGTGAACTTCCGATCGCGCCCGATTGCGTAGGACTTACGGTCGAGACCGCACAGGACCAGGAAGTCCGCGTGCAAATTGAACCGATTGACAAAGAAAATTCTGTATACCTCGTAGCGGTGGAGGGATAA
- a CDS encoding peptidylprolyl isomerase produces MFNQLGKPEAGETIAIMKTNHGTMKLRIFEDIVGECATNFVELAKQGKYDGAPFHRIIKDFMIQGGDFTRRNGTGGHSAKGPGTTIGDKYDPRLTHMRGALSWAKTAMPNSIGSQFFIVHGDNVHFLDHDQVGPGPADGYSVFGQLYEGFEVLDEIAGVKTDRRDAPYEDVIIESVTIEKA; encoded by the coding sequence ATGTTTAATCAGCTTGGCAAACCCGAAGCAGGCGAAACCATCGCCATCATGAAGACCAACCACGGCACCATGAAGCTGCGCATTTTCGAAGATATCGTTGGCGAATGCGCCACGAACTTCGTTGAACTCGCCAAGCAGGGCAAGTACGACGGCGCTCCGTTCCACCGCATTATCAAGGACTTCATGATCCAGGGTGGCGACTTTACCCGTAGAAACGGCACGGGTGGCCATTCCGCCAAGGGCCCCGGCACCACGATCGGCGACAAGTACGATCCTCGCCTCACCCACATGCGCGGCGCCCTGAGCTGGGCCAAGACCGCCATGCCGAACTCCATCGGCAGCCAGTTCTTCATTGTCCACGGCGACAACGTGCACTTCTTGGACCACGACCAGGTTGGCCCCGGCCCCGCTGACGGTTACTCCGTATTCGGCCAGCTCTACGAAGGCTTCGAAGTCCTCGACGAAATCGCAGGCGTCAAGACTGACCGCCGCGACGCCCCGTACGAAGACGTGATTATCGAATCCGTGACCATCGAAAAGGCCTAA